From Xylocopilactobacillus apis, a single genomic window includes:
- a CDS encoding BspA family leucine-rich repeat surface protein has product MNKIIKRIGYLIVAIVSIATIGVVLNNKQDSKAADFPHSASIESNGIISGKREDSNKQISSNFLDLTFPQNAPYKQNGNLVRQTAQTITARDAGSVVQTGDFRLIAESQFNNGQSLVNLNWSAVSGVTDGFFVERTLNNNLTQWTVPPTNYGKHIKILNVYPPNGNFLQIWMNQDNGSGQPVSMGLIDVTPVALETFNANPGAYLKDSSGKYVYDGIYFGSADGNGGLFPPETCDLTASSYAMVADFGNTGRSLIFGHDTLNYYGHPYFNKFADKVGFILSSVNPSLMLPGYHVDADHFTGSTQVKFSVDGFLNRYPYNMDPSINYTIKAAHTSGQYFNYTSGATRWMQFVPPLTQFGGGGTAYAADSMFDPQNKKVGDSNSYLVTKNNYAMIQTGHSVVNGIGACTPDEAKIIANMTYYTSNLNMTTHGEDHTVKDSAAPDVPTIDPTSATGNTLNLKFNSKDNATDHYYRVKANVSLSTKYSDTLKVPVISGFKGYVYQIDDNPTGSPTVNKDPSSGTVTNINLNPTSATDNHGNLSLNRVNAAGKYLHIVAVDNANNVSAAKTVNLSDYLWWNVDSNNVLTIYPHELNWDRDHVNYYDIHNIYQSAWPWYQSYNTITKVVVSPGVTAQGSLYRLFYNLSSATAIEGCENLVTTQVTNMSEMFNSCSRLTSVDVSKFNTSAVTNMSFMFSYCGFLNNLDVTHFDTSKVNNMNYMFNGCSRLTSLDVTNFVTSSVTNMGSMFNRCNQLTSLDVTRFDTSRVYDMSYMFNSCSRLTSLDVTHFVTNVVINMSHMFSNCFSLPTIDVTHFNTGMVNNMNSMFANCSLFTGLNVTNFDTSKVTDMSSMFYSCSKLLNLDINNFDTSQVTNMSSMFSNCSAMTDLKFDLDKFKTSNVTNMSNMFYSCSVLKSLDVSKFDTSNVVDMNELFASCSSLTKLDVSHFNTANVSNMVRVFAACEGLTSIDVNGAGWSTNNVTNISGLFNGCKKLTSLNLTKFNTRNIVSTNIVGIFANTKSLWKITMGPDFVFFDSYVSNQLKDPDLKAQINDIDNPTPIYYVTNPQWREVGAGNPHEPQGPALTALQIMNESSTRHVLRTYVWDQVGTQTLAATPGSINFGTYASYLRNKEYVSAVQNLKITDNRNVRTGKRWHVEAAVTNPFKLTTNPSKVIRGNPLYYKDTTAGTITHLTSTGQTIYNGTGTSDYEDVKNYPWTLRFRSKPSDIPKAGRYNATVTFTLVNNAP; this is encoded by the coding sequence ATGAACAAGATAATTAAAAGGATAGGATATTTAATAGTAGCGATTGTAAGTATTGCTACTATTGGGGTTGTTTTAAACAATAAACAAGATAGCAAAGCAGCAGATTTTCCACATAGTGCTTCAATTGAAAGTAATGGGATCATTTCTGGAAAACGAGAAGATTCAAATAAGCAGATAAGCTCTAATTTCCTAGATTTAACTTTTCCTCAAAATGCTCCTTATAAGCAAAATGGTAATCTAGTCAGGCAAACTGCTCAAACCATAACTGCTCGTGATGCGGGTTCAGTTGTTCAAACGGGTGATTTTCGTTTGATTGCTGAAAGTCAGTTCAACAATGGGCAAAGTTTAGTGAACTTAAATTGGAGTGCTGTTTCAGGCGTTACTGACGGGTTCTTTGTCGAGCGGACACTTAATAATAATTTAACTCAATGGACAGTTCCGCCAACTAATTATGGTAAACATATTAAAATTTTAAACGTTTATCCCCCAAATGGTAACTTTTTACAAATATGGATGAATCAAGATAATGGTTCAGGTCAACCGGTATCAATGGGATTGATTGATGTTACTCCAGTAGCTTTAGAAACATTTAATGCTAATCCGGGTGCGTATTTAAAAGATAGTAGCGGAAAATATGTTTATGATGGAATTTATTTTGGATCGGCTGATGGTAATGGAGGATTATTTCCCCCTGAAACGTGTGACTTAACAGCATCTTCTTATGCAATGGTTGCTGACTTTGGAAATACAGGGCGATCTTTAATTTTCGGACACGATACTTTAAATTACTATGGACATCCCTATTTTAATAAGTTTGCTGATAAAGTAGGTTTTATTTTATCAAGTGTTAATCCATCATTGATGTTGCCTGGTTATCATGTTGATGCAGATCATTTTACAGGGTCAACTCAAGTAAAATTTTCTGTTGACGGATTTTTAAATCGATATCCTTATAATATGGATCCAAGTATTAACTATACAATTAAGGCTGCTCATACGAGTGGACAATATTTTAATTATACTTCAGGGGCAACTAGATGGATGCAGTTTGTTCCCCCTTTAACTCAATTTGGTGGTGGAGGTACGGCGTATGCTGCTGATTCGATGTTTGATCCTCAGAATAAAAAAGTAGGTGATAGTAACAGTTATTTAGTTACAAAGAATAACTACGCGATGATTCAAACTGGTCATTCAGTTGTAAATGGAATTGGGGCTTGTACTCCCGATGAAGCAAAAATAATTGCAAATATGACTTATTATACTAGTAATTTAAATATGACAACTCACGGTGAAGATCATACGGTAAAGGACAGTGCAGCACCTGATGTGCCGACAATAGATCCAACGAGTGCGACAGGGAATACATTGAACCTAAAATTTAATAGTAAGGATAATGCAACTGATCATTACTATCGAGTAAAAGCCAACGTTTCTTTATCAACTAAATATTCAGATACGTTAAAAGTACCAGTGATAAGCGGTTTTAAAGGATATGTTTATCAAATTGATGATAATCCGACAGGGAGCCCAACAGTTAACAAAGATCCAAGTTCAGGAACAGTGACTAATATCAACCTTAATCCAACATCGGCTACTGATAATCATGGCAATCTTAGTTTAAATCGGGTCAATGCAGCGGGGAAGTATTTACACATTGTAGCAGTTGATAATGCAAATAACGTATCTGCTGCAAAAACAGTTAACTTGTCTGACTACCTTTGGTGGAACGTTGATAGTAATAATGTATTGACGATTTATCCCCATGAGCTCAATTGGGATCGAGATCATGTTAATTATTATGATATACATAATATTTATCAGAGTGCATGGCCTTGGTATCAGAGCTATAACACTATTACAAAAGTAGTGGTTAGTCCTGGAGTCACTGCTCAAGGCTCGCTTTATCGATTGTTTTATAATCTATCATCAGCAACTGCAATTGAAGGATGTGAAAATTTGGTTACCACCCAAGTGACTAATATGTCTGAAATGTTTAATTCCTGCAGTAGATTAACAAGTGTAGATGTGTCAAAATTTAACACTAGTGCAGTGACTAACATGAGTTTCATGTTTTCTTATTGTGGATTTTTAAATAATTTAGATGTAACTCATTTTGATACTAGTAAGGTTAATAATATGAATTATATGTTTAACGGGTGTTCTAGATTAACAAGTCTTGACGTAACGAATTTTGTTACTAGTTCTGTGACTAATATGGGTTCCATGTTTAATAGGTGCAATCAGTTGACAAGTCTTGATGTAACCCGTTTTGATACTAGTAGGGTTTATGACATGAGTTATATGTTTAACTCTTGTTCCCGTTTAACGAGTCTTGACGTGACTCATTTTGTCACGAATGTCGTCATTAATATGAGTCATATGTTTTCAAATTGTTTTTCTTTACCCACTATCGATGTAACTCATTTTAATACCGGTATGGTTAATAATATGAATAGTATGTTTGCAAATTGTTCTCTTTTCACAGGTCTCAATGTGACTAACTTTGATACTAGTAAGGTTACAGATATGTCTTCCATGTTTTATAGCTGTTCGAAATTATTAAATCTTGATATTAATAATTTCGACACTAGTCAAGTTACTAATATGTCTTCCATGTTTTCTAATTGCAGCGCAATGACTGATTTGAAGTTTGATCTCGACAAATTTAAGACTAGTAATGTTACAAATATGTCAAATATGTTTTACAGTTGCAGTGTCTTAAAAAGTTTAGATGTAAGTAAATTTGATACTAGTAATGTAGTCGATATGAATGAATTATTTGCTTCGTGCTCGTCCTTAACTAAGCTTGATGTTAGTCATTTTAATACTGCTAATGTTTCTAATATGGTTAGAGTTTTTGCTGCTTGTGAGGGTTTAACATCGATTGATGTTAATGGTGCTGGTTGGAGTACTAATAATGTGACCAATATTTCTGGTTTATTTAATGGATGTAAGAAATTAACGAGTCTTAATTTAACTAAATTCAATACGAGAAACATCGTTAGTACTAATATAGTGGGCATATTTGCTAATACTAAATCACTTTGGAAAATCACCATGGGTCCTGACTTCGTATTTTTCGACAGTTATGTCTCTAATCAATTGAAAGATCCTGATTTAAAAGCACAAATCAATGATATCGACAATCCAACCCCAATTTACTATGTGACTAATCCACAATGGCGAGAAGTGGGAGCAGGAAATCCTCACGAGCCACAAGGGCCAGCGCTGACGGCACTTCAAATTATGAACGAGTCCAGTACTCGTCATGTTCTTCGGACTTACGTTTGGGATCAAGTTGGAACGCAGACATTAGCAGCAACTCCGGGAAGCATTAATTTTGGCACCTACGCAAGCTACTTAAGGAATAAGGAATACGTCAGTGCAGTACAGAACCTAAAAATTACGGATAACCGGAACGTGAGAACAGGTAAACGTTGGCATGTGGAAGCGGCTGTAACAAATCCGTTTAAATTAACGACCAATCCAAGCAAAGTGATTAGGGGAAATCCCTTATATTATAAGGATACAACAGCAGGGACGATAACACATCTGACATCAACGGGACAGACTATTTATAATGGGACAGGAACAAGTGATTATGAGGATGTTAAAAATTATCCGTGGACATTAAGGTTTAGGTCAAAACCTAGTGATATACCGAAAGCTGGGAGATATAACGCAACGGTAACATTCACTTTAGTGAATAATGCACCATAA
- a CDS encoding MMPL family transporter — protein MSKFMKKHVPALIIWIIIVAAALIMMPNVSQLTREKGAIKLPSNVESQQAEQIEKKSNGNKSVRTYIAVFNRNKKITADQSDQIKDKLSDLKSSKDISVTNIMGPNDNAQTRKQLISKDKTTQLAQITVKTNQSVTKQVDKLQNKLKITGLDNYVTGIDAINSDFDTVAEKGIQKTEVIAIVFIFIVLVIVFHSPIVPIISLLNVGVAFITSLSIVMNLAEKFDFPISNFTQVFMVVVLFGIGTDYNILLYNYFKQALSDGLSPEESTRVALKHGGRTVLYSGVSVLIGFSVLALAKFSFYRSAVGVAVGVLVLLAVLLTLNFFFMTTLGAKMFWPSKIKNGVKESPLWHGLSKASLAQPVIILGVLIIVALPGIVNLNTHLNFNNADEVPNDYPAKKGYVVIQDHFGKGMSAPATIFIESDKKLNTQASLAAIDDLTQYLQKEPGIKSVNSATQPGGSKVKQLYLRDQLKTINEGIDTSKKGLKKIQSGLNDANKQMSAVDINGSIDKVQQLADGTSQLESGTKQLASGVDQYTSGVSRVNDGAHTLSSQLPTLSSGVGQLSSSSQQLANGMGQLKQGVNNFVGQANKLLDSAGNLNAAEIKKNLNTLNSSVNQLSTGSSQLSGGIGQLQGNFPALTTGIDQLNTNSKQLAGGMGQLKQGIDSLVQQLTQLLPQIEAQDPKQAATIKEELTKLQTSTAQLNQGSTGIANGLEQVQNKVPALNNGVGQLNTNSQKLAQGMSQLKQGVNTFSSQANQILAAIGGENPQQAAVIKNQISQLQSSVEKLSNGSSMLSGGVGQLDSKVPALTSGVNQLSNGTSQLASNGSQLSSGAQTAANGTNQVNDGVQTLNNQLKGMASKVTELQNGLTSANKGLDQLIKGSDQMQDYLVPLQKSYMGKSFYIPKNMINGKDFKPALDAYMSDDRKITKMMVIFKGNPTSEKASQQLIDLQKDLDAKVKHGELKDAKIAISGQTSQNNDLRNLANSDFIRTAAIMIIGIGLALMVVTESILQPMTIITTLILTYVSSLWLARVISKAVLGDALLSWNTPFFSFIMLIALGVDYSIFLMIHFKDAKEIPDLKDRMLDSAKVIGPVVISAAIILSGTFAALMPSGVTTLIQVALAVIIGLVILVIALPMSMSVLISLTEWHNERMYQKSMSDKK, from the coding sequence ATGTCCAAGTTTATGAAGAAACATGTTCCAGCCTTAATTATCTGGATCATAATTGTGGCAGCAGCATTAATTATGATGCCTAATGTCTCACAGTTGACTCGTGAAAAAGGAGCAATCAAACTCCCAAGTAACGTCGAAAGTCAGCAAGCAGAACAAATTGAAAAAAAGTCGAACGGCAATAAATCTGTTCGTACTTATATTGCAGTTTTTAATCGCAATAAAAAAATAACAGCTGATCAAAGTGATCAGATTAAAGACAAATTATCTGATTTAAAGAGCAGTAAAGATATTTCGGTTACCAACATTATGGGTCCTAATGATAATGCTCAAACTAGAAAGCAGTTGATTTCTAAAGATAAAACAACTCAGTTAGCTCAAATTACTGTTAAGACGAATCAGTCTGTTACTAAACAAGTAGATAAATTACAGAACAAGCTTAAAATAACCGGTTTAGATAACTATGTTACTGGTATTGATGCAATTAATAGTGATTTTGATACGGTTGCTGAAAAAGGGATTCAAAAAACCGAAGTTATAGCAATTGTTTTTATCTTTATCGTTTTAGTAATTGTTTTCCATTCACCAATTGTTCCAATTATCTCATTACTTAATGTAGGGGTAGCGTTTATAACTTCATTAAGTATCGTCATGAATTTGGCAGAAAAATTTGATTTTCCAATTTCTAACTTTACGCAAGTATTTATGGTTGTTGTTCTATTTGGGATTGGGACTGATTACAATATTCTACTGTACAATTACTTTAAACAAGCACTGTCGGATGGATTATCGCCTGAGGAGTCAACTAGAGTTGCTTTGAAGCATGGAGGTAGAACTGTCCTTTATAGTGGAGTTTCAGTTTTAATTGGTTTCTCAGTTTTGGCTCTAGCTAAATTTTCATTCTATCGAAGCGCCGTTGGAGTTGCCGTTGGAGTTCTCGTTTTACTGGCAGTCTTGTTGACGTTGAATTTCTTCTTCATGACAACGCTCGGTGCCAAAATGTTTTGGCCAAGTAAGATTAAAAATGGAGTTAAAGAAAGTCCACTTTGGCATGGCTTATCTAAAGCAAGTCTTGCTCAACCAGTGATTATTCTTGGAGTTTTAATCATTGTTGCCTTACCTGGAATTGTGAATTTAAATACCCATTTAAATTTTAATAACGCTGATGAAGTTCCAAATGATTATCCAGCTAAAAAAGGGTATGTAGTGATTCAAGATCATTTCGGCAAAGGGATGTCTGCCCCGGCGACAATTTTTATTGAAAGTGATAAGAAGCTAAATACTCAGGCAAGTCTAGCAGCAATTGATGATTTAACTCAATATCTTCAAAAAGAACCTGGTATTAAATCAGTAAATTCTGCAACTCAGCCAGGTGGAAGTAAAGTAAAACAATTATATTTAAGAGATCAGTTAAAGACGATCAATGAGGGAATTGACACCTCTAAAAAGGGATTGAAGAAAATTCAATCAGGTCTTAATGATGCCAACAAACAAATGTCTGCAGTTGATATAAATGGAAGTATCGATAAAGTTCAACAACTAGCTGATGGAACAAGTCAGTTGGAATCAGGAACTAAACAACTTGCGAGTGGCGTTGATCAATATACGTCTGGTGTTTCGAGGGTTAATGATGGAGCACATACTTTAAGCAGTCAACTGCCAACTCTTTCAAGTGGTGTTGGACAATTAAGTTCAAGTTCACAACAGCTTGCTAATGGAATGGGACAGCTAAAACAGGGTGTTAATAACTTTGTTGGTCAAGCCAACAAATTATTAGATTCAGCTGGCAACTTAAACGCTGCTGAAATCAAGAAAAATTTGAACACTTTAAATAGTTCAGTAAATCAATTATCTACTGGATCGAGTCAGTTATCAGGCGGCATCGGTCAGCTGCAAGGTAATTTTCCAGCACTCACTACAGGAATTGACCAATTGAATACCAATTCTAAGCAATTAGCAGGGGGCATGGGCCAGTTAAAACAAGGTATTGATAGTTTAGTTCAACAGTTAACCCAGTTGTTGCCGCAGATTGAAGCCCAAGATCCTAAACAAGCAGCGACAATAAAAGAAGAACTTACTAAACTTCAAACTTCTACAGCACAGCTCAATCAAGGTTCTACGGGAATTGCAAATGGATTAGAGCAAGTTCAAAATAAGGTTCCGGCTTTAAATAACGGTGTCGGGCAGTTAAATACTAATTCTCAAAAATTAGCTCAAGGTATGAGCCAGCTTAAACAAGGTGTCAACACTTTCTCAAGTCAGGCCAATCAGATTTTAGCAGCAATTGGCGGTGAAAATCCGCAGCAAGCAGCTGTTATTAAGAATCAAATTAGTCAATTACAGAGTTCAGTTGAAAAGCTTTCTAATGGTTCATCAATGCTTTCTGGCGGTGTTGGACAGTTGGATAGTAAAGTTCCCGCACTTACTAGTGGAGTAAATCAGTTAAGTAATGGAACAAGTCAATTAGCATCTAATGGAAGTCAGCTTTCAAGTGGGGCTCAAACCGCGGCTAACGGAACTAATCAAGTTAATGATGGTGTTCAGACTTTAAATAACCAACTTAAAGGCATGGCTTCGAAGGTTACAGAATTACAAAATGGATTGACTTCTGCTAATAAAGGACTTGACCAACTAATCAAGGGAAGCGATCAAATGCAAGATTATTTGGTTCCACTGCAGAAATCTTATATGGGTAAATCTTTCTATATTCCAAAGAATATGATCAACGGTAAGGATTTTAAACCTGCTCTTGATGCTTATATGAGCGATGATCGAAAGATTACTAAAATGATGGTAATCTTTAAAGGAAATCCAACCTCTGAGAAAGCCTCACAACAGTTAATTGATCTACAGAAAGATCTCGATGCTAAGGTTAAGCATGGTGAATTGAAAGATGCTAAAATTGCGATCAGTGGTCAAACATCTCAAAATAACGATTTAAGAAATCTTGCTAACAGTGATTTTATTAGAACTGCAGCAATTATGATTATTGGAATTGGTCTTGCATTAATGGTAGTTACAGAATCAATTTTGCAGCCAATGACAATTATCACAACGTTGATCCTTACTTATGTATCTTCTCTGTGGCTGGCACGAGTTATTTCTAAAGCAGTTTTAGGCGATGCACTTTTAAGCTGGAATACACCATTCTTTAGTTTCATTATGTTAATTGCTCTTGGTGTAGATTATAGTATTTTCCTGATGATCCACTTTAAGGATGCAAAAGAAATTCCAGATCTCAAGGATCGAATGTTAGATTCAGCAAAGGTTATTGGACCGGTTGTCATTTCTGCAGCAATAATTTTAAGTGGAACGTTTGCAGCATTAATGCCGTCTGGTGTCACGACGTTGATTCAAGTTGCATTAGCAGTTATTATTGGTTTAGTTATTTTAGTAATTGCTTTGCCAATGTCGATGTCAGTGTTGATTAGTTTGACTGAATGGCATAACGAGCGAATGTATCAGAAATCAATGTCTGATAAAAAGTAA
- a CDS encoding TetR/AcrR family transcriptional regulator: MKYTSAKGQSLGVQRTLKAFEDAMFLLLSKEAFEKISVSEICEEAMYPRATFYNYFDDKYDLLDYCWNSISQNIHLDQIDSHHVRHSFFKVFDQIYELFSSYQTILLGIVKNNPLNSRLVQNFINHFSKILEHVLNETIGKQNTIVPIEILAQQYSNSALIILRWIFLERHKTSLEEAHKYLTILVDRNILPA, translated from the coding sequence ATGAAATATACTTCAGCTAAAGGTCAGTCTTTGGGAGTTCAACGAACCCTTAAAGCATTTGAAGATGCGATGTTTTTGCTGCTCAGTAAAGAAGCATTTGAAAAAATTTCAGTTAGCGAAATTTGTGAAGAAGCAATGTATCCGCGAGCAACTTTTTATAATTACTTCGATGATAAATACGACCTTTTAGACTATTGCTGGAATTCAATTAGTCAAAATATTCACTTAGATCAGATTGATTCACATCACGTTCGACACTCTTTTTTCAAAGTTTTCGATCAAATTTATGAACTTTTTTCCTCATACCAAACAATTCTATTAGGCATTGTAAAAAACAATCCACTAAACAGCAGATTGGTACAAAATTTTATTAATCATTTTTCAAAAATTCTTGAACACGTACTAAACGAGACCATTGGTAAACAAAATACAATAGTTCCGATCGAAATTCTTGCTCAGCAATATAGTAACTCTGCTTTGATTATTTTACGTTGGATTTTTTTAGAACGTCATAAAACATCGTTGGAGGAAGCGCATAAATACTTGACCATCTTAGTTGATCGAAACATTCTACCAGCATAA
- a CDS encoding HAD-IC family P-type ATPase, with translation MKKKNDGVMAIIAKNIFTYFNAIFLGISVLLIVAGSYRNLTFLPIVIANTLIGIYQQLKAKRILDKLSLISEAKYQVLRNGNKEEVVRGELLRDDVIFLASGQQIPADAEVVEGKISVNEALLTGESDEIEKIHGTHLMSGSFVVSGNCRARLTAVGEDSYIAKLQAKAKEVKEKPSEMVGDINLIVKIAGIAIIPIGLILFFEGIFLKHEAFNNVIVSMVGALIGMIPEGLYLLVTVALALSAARLAKHQVLLHDMRSTETLARVDVLCVDKTGTITDNKMNVTEIFDPVGATPDEVKNSKNLLASYVATSPDNNITAQALKKYYPDGQKLDTVNVIPFSSKLKYSEIETADAHYFLGAPEFVLGDHQNSKDLVNIDNHAAKGERVLVFAKEENENNKALLFISIANGIRPNAKETFKYFAEQEVKVMVISGDNPITVSKIAKMVEIPGAEKYIDATTLKTKEDLRDAINNYSVFGRVKPDQKREIVKAIKANGQRVAMTGDGVNDILAMKEANCSIAIGSGSDAAKQSAQVVLLDSDFSHMKEIISEGRRDINNLTRSATLFLYKNIFSMLLAIFAIIGVISYPLQPSQISLISMFNIGIPAFALAFEANDKKQHGRFIRVTFLKSLPAAITSFLAIASLVIFGMVFSIKSTDVSVASTFLLSLAGFMLLFEICKPMNGYRNFVFYGSIIGLIACAYFFHYLFAINSISYQCVMLAAVFAVAQESVMRNLTSFFGRFQK, from the coding sequence ATGAAGAAGAAAAATGATGGTGTAATGGCAATTATTGCCAAAAACATTTTTACGTACTTTAATGCAATCTTTCTTGGTATTTCAGTTCTTTTGATCGTGGCTGGTTCATATCGAAATTTAACTTTTCTACCAATTGTTATTGCCAATACATTAATTGGAATTTATCAGCAGTTAAAAGCTAAGAGAATTCTTGATAAACTTTCACTAATTTCAGAAGCTAAATATCAGGTTTTACGAAATGGTAATAAAGAAGAAGTTGTAAGAGGTGAATTATTACGTGACGATGTAATTTTTCTTGCAAGTGGACAACAAATTCCCGCAGATGCTGAAGTAGTAGAAGGTAAAATTTCGGTTAATGAGGCTCTTTTAACAGGAGAATCAGATGAAATTGAAAAAATTCATGGTACTCACTTAATGTCAGGGAGCTTTGTTGTATCGGGAAATTGTCGAGCTCGTTTAACAGCCGTCGGAGAAGACTCTTACATTGCTAAACTGCAGGCTAAAGCAAAAGAAGTTAAAGAAAAGCCTTCCGAAATGGTCGGTGACATTAATTTAATCGTTAAAATTGCCGGAATTGCGATTATTCCAATCGGTTTAATTTTGTTCTTTGAAGGCATCTTCCTTAAACACGAGGCCTTTAACAACGTAATTGTTTCGATGGTCGGGGCTTTAATCGGGATGATTCCAGAAGGATTATATCTATTGGTAACGGTGGCATTGGCATTATCTGCAGCTAGACTTGCAAAACATCAAGTTCTTTTGCACGATATGCGCAGCACCGAAACTCTAGCTCGCGTTGACGTGCTTTGTGTCGATAAAACTGGAACCATTACTGATAATAAAATGAATGTAACTGAAATTTTTGATCCAGTGGGTGCAACTCCTGATGAAGTTAAAAATTCAAAAAATTTACTGGCATCATACGTTGCGACATCGCCGGATAATAATATTACAGCGCAAGCTTTAAAGAAATATTACCCGGATGGGCAGAAATTAGACACAGTTAATGTTATTCCTTTTTCTTCGAAACTTAAGTATTCAGAGATCGAAACTGCTGATGCACATTACTTTTTAGGTGCACCTGAATTTGTTTTAGGAGATCATCAAAATTCTAAAGATTTAGTTAATATTGATAATCATGCTGCCAAAGGTGAGCGAGTTTTAGTTTTTGCAAAAGAAGAAAACGAGAATAACAAAGCACTTCTTTTTATCAGTATTGCCAATGGAATTAGACCAAATGCGAAAGAAACATTTAAATATTTTGCCGAACAAGAAGTGAAAGTGATGGTCATTTCGGGAGATAATCCAATAACGGTTTCGAAGATAGCAAAAATGGTGGAAATTCCAGGTGCTGAGAAATATATCGATGCAACTACTTTGAAAACAAAAGAAGATTTGCGGGATGCAATTAATAATTACTCCGTCTTTGGTCGAGTAAAGCCCGATCAAAAGCGAGAAATTGTAAAGGCCATCAAAGCTAATGGTCAAAGAGTAGCAATGACTGGGGATGGGGTTAATGATATTTTAGCAATGAAAGAGGCTAATTGTTCAATTGCAATTGGTTCAGGAAGTGATGCGGCAAAACAATCTGCTCAAGTGGTTTTGCTAGACTCAGATTTTTCGCATATGAAGGAAATAATTTCTGAAGGACGAAGAGACATTAATAATTTGACGCGCTCGGCCACCTTATTCTTATATAAAAATATTTTCTCGATGCTTTTGGCAATTTTTGCAATTATTGGAGTGATTTCATATCCGCTCCAGCCTTCACAAATTTCTTTGATTTCAATGTTTAACATCGGAATTCCTGCATTTGCTTTAGCTTTTGAAGCAAATGATAAGAAGCAGCATGGACGTTTTATCCGGGTTACGTTTTTAAAATCGTTACCGGCTGCAATCACATCGTTTTTGGCAATCGCTTCTTTGGTGATTTTTGGAATGGTATTCTCGATTAAGTCAACTGATGTAAGTGTTGCAAGTACGTTTTTGCTTTCCCTAGCTGGTTTTATGCTTTTATTTGAAATTTGTAAACCGATGAATGGTTATCGAAACTTTGTATTCTACGGGTCAATTATCGGCTTAATTGCCTGCGCATATTTCTTCCATTATTTATTTGCAATTAATTCGATTTCTTATCAGTGTGTAATGTTAGCAGCAGTGTTTGCAGTTGCTCAAGAATCAGTGATGAGAAATCTGACATCTTTCTTTGGACGATTTCAAAAATAA
- a CDS encoding glucosamine-6-phosphate deaminase: protein MDVKIVSSQEEGAQIALKIFQDQLAKNNASVFGLATGSSPIAFYEAAVNSDIDFTKATSINLDEYVGLDGNNDQSYIYFMKSNLFDKKPFKVNYLPNGMAKDLAAETKRYDQIIDDNPIDLQILGIGRNGHIGFNEPGTPFDITTHVVDLTPSTIEANARFFENKDAVPRQAISMGIGSIMKSKKIILFAYGESKAQAIKDTIEGSVTTHVPASVLQNHNDVTVIIDQAAASLLKNK from the coding sequence ATGGACGTAAAAATTGTTTCATCTCAAGAAGAAGGCGCACAAATCGCATTAAAAATTTTTCAAGACCAGCTTGCTAAAAATAATGCTTCAGTTTTTGGATTAGCTACTGGAAGTTCACCAATTGCTTTTTATGAAGCAGCTGTCAATAGCGATATTGACTTTACTAAAGCTACATCAATTAACCTTGATGAATATGTCGGGCTCGATGGCAATAATGACCAAAGCTACATTTACTTTATGAAATCTAATTTATTTGATAAAAAACCTTTTAAAGTTAACTACTTACCGAATGGAATGGCAAAAGATCTTGCTGCTGAAACTAAAAGGTATGACCAGATCATTGACGACAATCCAATTGATCTTCAAATTTTAGGAATTGGCCGCAATGGACACATCGGATTCAATGAACCGGGTACTCCATTCGACATTACCACTCATGTTGTAGATCTCACCCCTTCAACCATTGAAGCAAACGCTCGTTTCTTTGAAAATAAGGATGCTGTTCCTCGTCAAGCAATCTCAATGGGAATCGGCAGCATCATGAAATCTAAGAAAATTATTCTTTTTGCTTACGGCGAATCAAAGGCTCAAGCAATTAAAGACACTATTGAAGGCAGTGTTACTACCCACGTTCCAGCTTCAGTTCTTCAAAATCATAATGATGTAACAGTCATTATTGACCAGGCGGCAGCAAGTTTATTAAAAAACAAATAA